The following DNA comes from Paenibacillus crassostreae.
TAAAATAGGCAAAGAATACACATCCATTGCAGTGAGTGGGGGATTTGTTGAAGTCCGTAAAGATAAAGTGGTTGTATTAGCAGAAAGTGCGGAATTGGAAACTGAAATTGACGTAGAACGTGCAATTGCTGCGAAAGAACGTGCAGAGCGTCGTATCGGAGCCAAGAAACGCCATCAAGCTGATATTGACTTTGAACGTGCTGAATTAGCATTAAAGAGAGCCATGAATCGGATTAATGTCTACTCCCATCTTCGTAAATAATATAAAAAACAGTC
Coding sequences within:
- a CDS encoding F0F1 ATP synthase subunit epsilon, encoding MSTFLLEIITPDHLAYSGEVDGLTVRGIEGELGILPGHIPFITPLQVAPINIKIGKEYTSIAVSGGFVEVRKDKVVVLAESAELETEIDVERAIAAKERAERRIGAKKRHQADIDFERAELALKRAMNRINVYSHLRK